A single genomic interval of Danio aesculapii chromosome 5, fDanAes4.1, whole genome shotgun sequence harbors:
- the tmc1 gene encoding LOW QUALITY PROTEIN: transmembrane channel-like protein 1 (The sequence of the model RefSeq protein was modified relative to this genomic sequence to represent the inferred CDS: inserted 1 base in 1 codon; deleted 2 bases in 1 codon) — protein sequence MPLRSTTEQQTRVKWRGSRVSNGYCSWLRSLNASKSELFMHAXHHRQALFSQAMVYCCDIIIITHTHGHGQPHARLLRRRMPRHKLIASESDVSIEVDEGNDKKSSVYYVKVEENCERGKIKHASRDGKRRRERNGETRRKASEKRTSEGESKKAEKKHEKGHRTARKAGEKHGKRQRRKNADEEEAEDEPSKEKKNMKNEQNKTLKLEEKEKDVKKMKRRHVKNEEDEANHGKTTQHLKEEKRRKKRKKPETTSESESKSESESESKNSPAVGVLGSLTPEELEKLKEAVEERKKLITTLRGKPWPMKKKLVVLRESQEFVEKYEGALGKGKGRKLYAYKVMMMKKWMKFQRDFENFKTACIPWEMKIKEIESHFGSSVASYFIFLRWMYGINMILFGLTFGLVMVPEALMGKPYGSLPRKTVPREEEASAMNFAVLWDFGGYAKYSVLFYGYYNNQRAIGWLKFRMPLSYFLVGVGTVAYSYMVVIRTMARNANEEGGGDDTSFNFSWKTFTSWDYLIGNPETADNKFASITTSFKEAIVEEQESRKDDNIHLTRFLRVLANFLVLCCLAGSGYLIYFVVRRSQKFALEGLENYGWWERNEVNMVMSLLGMFCPMLFDVISTLENYHPRIALQWQLGRIFALFLGNLYTFIIALMDAIQLKRAEEEIVKKNMTIWQANLYNGTVPDNSTAPPLTVHPADVPRGPCWETMVGQEFVRLIISDTMTTYITLLIGDFMRAVLVRFLNNCWCWDLEYGFPSYSEFDVSGNVLGLIFNQGMIWMGAFYAPCLPALNLLRLHVSMYLQCWAVMCCNVPQERVFKASGSNNFYMAMLLVILFLSTLPAIYTIVSIPPSFDCGPFSGKPRMFDVIQETLETDFPAWFSKVFSYASNPGLVLPFLLLLVLAIYYLQSTSKTYKRVNMELKKKLQTQNEENKKKNKLAALKAASDLEQARKAGEQRRNSISDLGVNEESGSVDETGHQRQTGHNGHFIHPGPHVSSSHTSRPPVSRGHTSSGHLPGHPQQPQKNSKKR from the exons TGAGCATTGAGGTGGATGAAG gaAATGACAAAAAATCCAGTGTTTATTATGTGAAAGTGGAGGAAAATTGTGAGAGAGGTAAGATAAAGCACGCTAGTCGAGATGGCAAACGGAGGAGGGAGAGAAATGGTGAAACTAGGAGAAAAGCTTCAGAGAAAAGAACAAGTGAAGGGGAAAGTAAAAAAGCAGAGAAGAAACATGAGAAAGGCCACAGAACGGCAAGGAAAGCGGGAGAGAAACATGGAAAAAGGCAAAGACGAAAGAATGCAGATGAAGAGGAGGCTGAGGATGAACCCAGCAAAGAGAAAAAGAACatgaaaaatgaacaaaacaagacTTTAAAACTGGAGGAGAAGGAAAAGGATGTGAAGAAAATGAAAAGGAGGCATGTTAAAAATGAAGAGGATGAGGCAAATCATGGAAAGACAACACAACATTTGAAGGAagaaaagagaagaaagaaaagaaaaaagccagagaCTAC CTCAGAGTCAGAGTCTAAATCTGAGTCTGAATCTGAGTCAAAGAACAGTCCGGCAGTGGGAGTTTTGGGTTCTCTGACTCCAGAGGAGCTGGAAAAGTTAAAAGAAGCTGTGGAGGAAAGAAAAAAGCTCATCACAACACTAAGAGGAAAACCCTGGCCCATGAAAAAGAAACTAGTGGTCCTCAG GGAGTCGCAGGAGTTTGTGGAGAAATATGAAGGTGCTTTGGGGAAAGGCAAAGGCAGAAAACTTTATGCCTACAAGGTCATGATGATGAAG AAATGGATGAAGTTTCAGCGTGATTTTGAGAACTTCAAGACTGCCTGCATCCCGTGGGAgatgaagataaaagaaatcgaAA GCCATTTTGGCTCTTCGGTGGCCTCATACTTCATATTCTTGAGGTGGATGTATGGCATCAATATGATTTTGTTTGGACTGACATTTGGGCTGGTCATGGTTCCAGAG GCTCTTATGGGAAAACCATATGGCAGTTTACCAAGAAAGACAGTGCCCAGAGAGGAAGAGGCCAGTGCTATGAATTTTGCAGTCTTATGGGATTTTGGG GGCTATGCTAAGTACTCTGTCCTCTTTTATGGCTACTATAACAACCAGCGGGCCATTGGGTGGCTGAAGTTCCGCATGCCGCTGTCCTACTTCCTGGTTGGAGTGGGCACAGTGGCCTACAGCTACATGGTGGTGATCAGGAC TATGGCCCGCAATGCAAATGAAGAAGGTGGCGGAGATGACACCAGCTTTAATTTCAGCTGGAAGACATTCACAAGCTGGGATTACCTTATTGGAAACCCTGAGACAGCAGACAACAAGTTTGCTTCCATCACCACCAGCTTTAAG GAGGCCATTGTGGAGGAGCAAGAGAGCAGAAAAGATGACAACATCCACCTGACAAGATTCCTCAGAGTGCTGGCCAACTTCCTGGTGCTCTGCTGTCTGGCAGGGAGTGGGTACTTGATCTACTTTGTAGTACGCAGGTCTCAGAAGTTTGCACTGGAGGGCCTGGAGAACTACGGCTGGTGGGAGAGGAATGAG GTCAACATGGTGATGTCTCTGTTGGGAATGTTCTGTCCGATGCTTTTCGATGTGATCAGCACTTTGGAGAACTATCACCCACGCATCGCCCTCCAGTGGCAGCTGGGACGCATCTTCGCTCTTTTTTTGGGGAACCTGTACACGTTTATCATCGCCCTCATGGATGCCATCCAACTTAAG AGGGCAGAAGAGGAGATTGTGAAGAAGAATATGACAATCTGGCAGGCCAACTTGTACAATGGAACGGTGCCAGACAACTCGACTGCTCCTCCGCTCACTGTGCATCCTGCTGATGTTCCCAGAGGGCCTTGCTGGGAGACAATGGTGGGACAG GAGTTTGTTCGTCTGATAATTTCTGACACAATGACGACTTACATCACTCTGCTGATTGGGGATTTCATGCGTGCCGTACTGGTGCGGTTCCTGAACAACTGCTGGTGCTGGGATCTGGAGTATGGCTTT CCATCTTATTCAGAGTTTGATGTTAGTGGGAATGTTCTGGGGCTGATCTTTAACCAGGGAATGATCTG GATGGGTGCATTCTACGCTCCATGTCTTCCAGCATTAAATCTTCTTCGGCTTCATGTGTCCATGTACCTGCAGTGTTGGGCAGTGATGTGCTGTAATGTGCCTCAGGAACGGGTCTTCAAAGCTTCAGGCTCCAATAACTTCTACATGGCCATGCTGCTGGTCATTCTCTTCCTCTCTACATTACCAGCCATATACACCATTGTCTCCATTCCTCCCTCCTTCGACTGCGGGCCCTTCAG TGGGAAACCCCGCATGTTTGATGTGATTCAGGAGACTCTGGAGACAGATTTCCCTGCCTGGTTCAGTAAAGTATTCAGTTATGCCTCAAACCCCGGTCTGGTGCTGCCATTCCTTCTGCTTTTGGT TCTCGCAATATATTACCTGCAGTCCACTTCTAAAACATACAAAAGAGTAAACATGGAGCTGAAAAAGAAACTTCAAACA CAAAATGAGGAAAACAAGAAAAAGAACAAACTTGCAGCCTTAAAAGCGGCCAGTGACTTGGAGCAGGCAAGAAAAGCTGGAGAGCAACGCAGAAACAGCATCTCAGATTTGG GAGTGAATGAAGAGAGCGGCAGTGTAGATGAAACAGGCCATCAAAGACAGACTGGACACAACGGACACTTCATTCATCCTGGACCTCACGTCTCCTCTTCCCACACATCCAGACCCCCTGTGTCCCGTGGCCACACATCATCTGGACATCTTCCAGGTCACCCGCAGCAGCCACAGAAAAATTCGAAGAAGAGATAA